In Rhodanobacter humi, the following are encoded in one genomic region:
- a CDS encoding DUF2884 family protein — protein MYGNLLKTLAIATLVCIMTACSVPDTIMENGAITLKGDAVTLHLISAPRAVIHADGSFVVDGKSIAVTPAERALLVRYYQSVHAVYETGVAMGKAGVDMAAKAVTAAASSSTDKAAADVSGRVASLSQDICKDTAAIKAVQDQLAAQLDAFKPYAFIVSASDVTGCQTDAKD, from the coding sequence ATGTACGGCAACCTGCTCAAGACCCTCGCCATCGCCACACTCGTTTGCATCATGACCGCCTGTAGCGTGCCCGACACCATCATGGAAAACGGCGCCATCACGCTGAAGGGAGATGCAGTCACCCTGCATCTCATCAGCGCGCCCAGGGCGGTGATCCATGCCGATGGCAGCTTCGTCGTCGACGGCAAGAGCATCGCCGTCACGCCGGCCGAGCGCGCCTTGTTGGTCCGGTATTACCAGAGCGTGCATGCGGTGTACGAAACCGGCGTCGCCATGGGCAAGGCCGGTGTCGACATGGCCGCCAAGGCGGTCACGGCCGCGGCTTCATCCTCGACTGACAAAGCGGCCGCGGATGTTTCCGGGCGCGTAGCCAGCCTCAGCCAGGACATATGCAAGGACACTGCCGCGATCAAGGCGGTCCAGGACCAGCTCGCTGCGCAGTTGGATGCCTTCAAGCCCTATGCATTCATCGTCAGTGCGTCCGATGTGACTGGCTGCCAGACCGACGCCAAGGACTGA
- a CDS encoding DUF4386 domain-containing protein has protein sequence MSPQDRTARQAGLLYLLVVLIAPYRLIYLPNVLFVSGDAAATIANITAHETLFRFGLAADLVCGALQAFMVLALYRLLGEVNRRHGIAMLLLGGALVPALYFFNVINDAAALLLVHGEGALTAFDPAQRAALATLFLHLHGQTVSAAEWLWGLWLFPLALLVLRSGFLPRLFGYGLVLNGLAYAIQSLAWALRPDWQDTLSSLLGPLQFVEVLFMLWLLVLGARRGFRRLHDEAPTPTGA, from the coding sequence ATGAGCCCTCAAGACCGAACCGCGCGACAAGCCGGCCTGCTTTATCTGCTGGTAGTGCTGATCGCGCCATACCGCTTGATCTATCTGCCAAATGTCCTGTTCGTGAGCGGCGATGCGGCCGCAACCATCGCCAACATCACCGCACACGAAACGCTGTTCCGGTTCGGCCTCGCCGCCGACCTGGTCTGCGGTGCATTGCAGGCCTTCATGGTGCTGGCGCTGTACCGCCTGCTTGGCGAGGTGAACCGGCGTCACGGCATCGCGATGCTGCTGCTTGGCGGCGCGTTGGTGCCGGCGCTGTACTTCTTCAACGTGATCAACGATGCCGCCGCGCTGTTGCTGGTGCACGGCGAAGGTGCGTTGACCGCATTCGATCCGGCCCAGCGCGCGGCGCTCGCCACGCTGTTCCTGCATCTGCACGGGCAGACCGTGAGCGCCGCCGAATGGCTGTGGGGTTTGTGGCTGTTCCCGCTGGCGCTGCTGGTGCTGCGCTCGGGTTTCCTGCCGCGACTGTTCGGCTATGGGCTGGTCCTGAATGGCCTCGCCTACGCGATCCAGAGCCTGGCCTGGGCGCTGCGGCCTGACTGGCAGGACACGCTGTCCAGCCTGCTCGGCCCGCTGCAGTTCGTGGAAGTGCTGTTCATGCTGTGGCTGCTGGTGCTGGGCGCGCGACGTGGTTTCCGACGCCTGCATGACGAAGCACCGACGCCAACGGGTGCCTGA
- a CDS encoding DUF6326 family protein — protein sequence MWTSVMFCYIYGDFLGLYRPGDIKGILAGEGLLGPTSQGSLLAVAILIAVPAVMIFLSLALPPKVTRWLNILVGVLLTVIVLMTIPGSWAFYIFLSVIEVALQSLAVWYAWRWPRSTQST from the coding sequence CTGTGGACGTCCGTGATGTTTTGCTACATCTACGGCGATTTCCTCGGGCTTTACCGGCCCGGGGATATCAAGGGAATTCTGGCCGGAGAGGGGCTGCTTGGGCCGACCAGCCAGGGTTCACTGCTCGCCGTGGCCATCCTGATTGCCGTGCCCGCCGTGATGATCTTCCTGTCGCTGGCGCTGCCGCCCAAGGTGACTCGCTGGCTGAACATTCTCGTGGGCGTGCTGCTGACCGTGATCGTGCTGATGACGATCCCGGGATCATGGGCGTTCTATATTTTCCTCAGCGTCATCGAGGTAGCGCTGCAGTCGCTCGCCGTCTGGTACGCGTGGCGCTGGCCGCGCAGCACCCAATCGACCTGA
- a CDS encoding class II fumarate hydratase, protein MSGFRIEHDSMGELKVPADALYGAQTQRAIDNFPISGLRLPREFIRALGLIKAAAAEANLGLGYLKKGQAAAIRKAALTVANGEHDAQFPIDVFQTGSGTSTNMNANEVIAHLAARAGTKVHPNDHVNYGQSSNDVIPTAIHVSATLLAHEALLPALKHLKKTIEQRARQLRNVAKTGRTHLMDAMPVTFGQELSGWAAQIGSASARIEDALKRMRRLPQGGTAVGTGINADPKFGAAVARELKKLTDVRFEAMENPFEGMAAQDDAVELSGQLKTLAVALMKIANDLRWMNSGPLAGLGEIELPALQPGSSIMPGKVNPVIPEAVAMVAARVIGNDAGIVVAGQSGNFQLNVMLPLIALNLLESIGILANVSRLLADKSIAGFVVNKARVNQALALNPILVTALNPVIGYEKGAATAKQAYKQHRPIMDVALETTGLSKAELQKLLDPLALTRGGIHGE, encoded by the coding sequence ATGAGCGGTTTCCGCATCGAACACGACAGCATGGGCGAACTGAAGGTGCCCGCCGACGCGCTGTACGGCGCGCAGACCCAGCGCGCGATCGACAATTTCCCGATCTCCGGCCTGCGCCTGCCGCGCGAGTTCATCCGCGCGCTGGGCCTGATCAAGGCCGCCGCGGCCGAGGCGAACCTCGGGCTGGGGTATCTGAAGAAGGGCCAGGCCGCGGCGATCCGCAAGGCTGCGCTGACGGTGGCGAACGGCGAGCACGACGCGCAGTTTCCGATCGACGTGTTCCAGACTGGCTCGGGCACCAGCACGAACATGAACGCGAACGAGGTGATCGCGCATCTTGCTGCCCGGGCAGGCACGAAGGTGCATCCGAACGACCACGTCAACTACGGGCAGAGTTCCAACGACGTGATCCCCACCGCGATCCACGTCAGCGCCACGCTGCTTGCGCACGAAGCTTTGCTGCCCGCGCTGAAGCACCTCAAGAAGACCATCGAGCAGCGTGCGCGCCAGTTGCGCAATGTGGCCAAGACTGGCCGCACCCACCTGATGGACGCGATGCCGGTCACCTTCGGCCAGGAGCTGTCCGGCTGGGCCGCGCAGATCGGCTCGGCCAGCGCGCGCATCGAGGATGCGTTGAAACGCATGCGCCGCTTGCCCCAAGGTGGCACCGCGGTGGGCACCGGCATCAATGCTGATCCGAAGTTCGGCGCCGCGGTGGCGCGCGAGCTGAAGAAGCTCACCGACGTGCGCTTCGAGGCGATGGAAAACCCGTTCGAGGGCATGGCTGCGCAGGACGACGCGGTGGAGCTGTCCGGCCAGCTCAAGACCTTGGCGGTGGCGCTGATGAAGATCGCCAACGACCTGCGCTGGATGAACTCCGGGCCGCTCGCGGGATTGGGCGAGATCGAACTGCCTGCGTTGCAGCCCGGCTCATCCATCATGCCCGGCAAGGTGAACCCGGTGATCCCCGAGGCGGTGGCGATGGTGGCCGCGCGGGTGATCGGCAACGACGCCGGCATCGTGGTGGCCGGCCAGTCCGGCAACTTCCAGCTCAACGTGATGCTGCCGCTGATCGCGCTCAACCTGCTCGAATCCATCGGCATCCTCGCCAACGTCTCGCGCCTGCTGGCCGACAAGAGCATCGCCGGCTTCGTCGTGAACAAGGCGCGTGTGAACCAGGCGCTGGCGCTGAACCCCATCCTGGTTACCGCGCTCAATCCCGTGATCGGCTACGAGAAGGGCGCGGCCACGGCGAAACAGGCCTACAAGCAGCACCGCCCGATCATGGACGTGGCGCTGGAAACCACCGGGCTGTCGAAAGCCGAGCTGCAGAAGCTGCTTGATCCGCTGGCGTTGACCAGGGGTGGCATCCACGGCGAGTGA
- the purB gene encoding adenylosuccinate lyase, whose translation MSNHALTALSPLDGRYAGKVEPLRPIFSEFGLMHRRVHVEIEWLLALAAEPGIAELPPFTATQVKQLHTIADSFAIEEGARIKAIEATTNHDVKAVEYFIKERMGSDPALAQAREFVHFACTSEDINNLSYALMLKDAREQVLLPAFDRIIARLRELAHANAALPMLSRTHGQTASPSTLGKELANVAARLERQRKQLAALDIPGKINGAVGNYNAHAITYPEIDWRAFSQRFVESLGLDYNPYTTQIEPHDGVAEYCDAVRRANTILIDLARDVWGYISLGYFKQKLKEGEVGSSTMPHKVNPIDFENAEGNFGLANALLGHFAEKLPISRWQRDLTDSTVLRALGTAFGHTLVALESLQKGLGKLTVNADRLAADLDASWEVLAEAVQTVMRRYGLPQPYEQLKALTRGQGITKESMHDFIGKLELPAEAKQRLLDLTPGGYTGLAEGLARGI comes from the coding sequence ATGTCCAACCACGCCCTCACCGCCCTGTCGCCGCTGGACGGCCGCTACGCCGGCAAGGTCGAACCGCTGCGCCCGATCTTCAGCGAGTTCGGCCTGATGCACCGCCGCGTGCACGTGGAGATCGAATGGCTGCTGGCGCTGGCCGCCGAGCCGGGCATCGCGGAACTGCCGCCGTTCACGGCCACCCAGGTCAAGCAGCTGCACACCATCGCCGACAGCTTCGCGATCGAGGAAGGCGCGCGCATCAAGGCGATCGAGGCCACCACCAACCACGACGTCAAGGCGGTGGAGTACTTCATCAAGGAGCGCATGGGCTCTGATCCTGCCTTGGCACAGGCCAGGGAGTTCGTGCACTTCGCCTGTACCAGCGAGGACATCAACAACCTCTCCTACGCGCTGATGCTGAAGGACGCGCGCGAGCAGGTGCTGCTGCCGGCCTTCGACCGCATCATCGCCCGGCTGCGCGAACTGGCGCACGCGAACGCCGCGCTGCCGATGCTCTCGCGCACCCACGGCCAGACCGCCTCGCCCAGCACCCTGGGCAAGGAACTGGCGAACGTGGCGGCGCGGCTGGAGCGCCAGCGCAAGCAGCTCGCCGCGCTGGACATCCCCGGCAAGATCAACGGCGCAGTGGGCAACTACAACGCCCACGCCATCACCTACCCGGAAATCGACTGGCGCGCGTTCTCGCAGCGCTTCGTGGAAAGCCTGGGCCTGGACTACAACCCCTACACCACCCAGATCGAGCCGCACGACGGCGTGGCCGAATACTGCGACGCGGTGCGCCGCGCCAACACCATCCTGATCGACCTCGCGCGCGACGTATGGGGCTACATCTCGCTGGGCTACTTCAAGCAGAAGCTCAAGGAGGGCGAAGTCGGCTCCTCCACCATGCCGCACAAGGTCAACCCGATCGACTTCGAAAACGCCGAAGGCAACTTCGGCCTCGCCAACGCGCTGCTCGGCCATTTCGCGGAAAAACTGCCGATCAGCCGCTGGCAGCGCGACCTCACCGACTCCACCGTGCTGCGCGCGCTGGGCACCGCGTTCGGCCACACCTTGGTGGCGCTGGAATCGCTGCAGAAGGGCCTGGGCAAGCTCACCGTGAACGCCGACCGTCTCGCCGCCGACCTCGACGCCAGCTGGGAAGTGCTGGCCGAAGCCGTGCAGACCGTGATGCGCCGCTACGGCCTGCCGCAGCCCTACGAGCAACTCAAGGCGCTGACCCGCGGCCAGGGCATCACGAAGGAATCGATGCACGACTTCATCGGCAAGCTGGAGCTGCCCGCCGAGGCGAAGCAGCGGCTGCTCGATCTGACGCCGGGCGGCTACACCGGCTTGGCCGAGGGGCTGGCGCGGGGCATCTGA
- the gstA gene encoding glutathione transferase GstA, producing MKLYYSPGACSLSPHIVALEAGIPLQLEKVDGKAKRTESGADFWLVNPKGYVPVLELDSGEVLTEGPAIVQYLADQNPASGLAPANGTLPRYHLQEILGYINSELHKSYSPLFKPETPEATRAERKEYLKRRYQFIENVLAKQPFLLGDSFTAADAYLFTVTNWAKHVELDLSGFPALLAFQKRVGERPAVREAMEAEALVKKAHA from the coding sequence ATGAAGCTCTACTACTCCCCCGGCGCCTGCTCGCTGTCCCCGCACATCGTGGCGCTAGAGGCCGGCATTCCGCTGCAGCTGGAGAAGGTCGACGGCAAGGCCAAGCGCACCGAGAGCGGTGCGGATTTCTGGCTGGTCAATCCCAAGGGCTACGTGCCGGTGCTGGAGCTGGACAGCGGCGAAGTGCTGACCGAAGGCCCCGCGATCGTGCAGTACTTGGCCGACCAGAACCCCGCCAGCGGATTGGCCCCCGCGAACGGCACGCTGCCGCGCTATCACCTGCAGGAAATACTGGGCTACATCAACTCGGAGCTCCACAAGAGCTACAGCCCGCTGTTCAAGCCCGAGACGCCCGAGGCCACCCGCGCCGAGCGCAAGGAGTATCTGAAGCGCCGCTACCAGTTCATCGAGAACGTGCTGGCGAAGCAGCCGTTCCTGCTGGGCGACAGCTTCACCGCGGCCGATGCCTACCTGTTCACCGTGACCAACTGGGCGAAGCACGTGGAGCTGGACCTGTCGGGCTTCCCGGCGCTGCTGGCGTTCCAGAAGCGCGTGGGCGAGCGCCCGGCGGTGCGCGAGGCGATGGAGGCGGAAGCGCTGGTGAAGAAGGCTCACGCCTGA
- a CDS encoding winged helix-turn-helix transcriptional regulator has translation MGLPVRKSKVVPPPACPLTESLALLRGAWAPNVIWYLSGEPRRFGELRHDIPRISARVLSARLRELESRGLVSRRLLASSPPSAEYALTELGRELLPAIKALARVGQKLIAEWDSRASMGRKARVVG, from the coding sequence ATGGGCCTACCCGTACGCAAGAGCAAGGTTGTGCCGCCGCCCGCCTGCCCGCTCACCGAAAGCCTGGCGCTGCTGCGCGGCGCCTGGGCGCCCAACGTGATCTGGTACTTGAGCGGCGAACCCCGTCGCTTTGGCGAACTGCGCCACGACATCCCGCGCATCTCCGCCCGCGTGCTCAGCGCCCGCCTGCGTGAACTCGAATCGCGTGGCCTGGTCAGCCGCCGCCTGCTGGCCTCCTCCCCGCCCTCCGCCGAATACGCGCTCACCGAACTGGGCCGTGAGCTGTTGCCCGCGATCAAAGCGCTGGCGCGGGTGGGGCAGAAGCTGATTGCGGAGTGGGATTCAAGGGCTTCGATGGGGAGGAAGGCGCGGGTGGTGGGGTAA
- a CDS encoding AbiJ-NTD4 domain-containing protein, translating to MRFSQRQGYSPTKDAIQTESMDDALRNSLWNVLQVVIWDTHKSKTPYSYTSHSNLFSLLRTYWSDYFKSPVDQIPHKIQDTIKAVRRYFFESEWYEVYDFMEFSCNLLGQSRSKFIALCNEVLEQEVSGYRLIDCKVTPITSEAELAAIEDSLAATKDNSGANAHLRRALELLSDRSSPDYRNSIKESISAVEALVKALVGDSSATLGAALKVISEQAPMHPALNRSLNSLYGYTSDASGIRHALLDDPNLDFIDAKFMLVACSAFVNYLRML from the coding sequence ATGCGATTCTCTCAGCGACAAGGATATTCGCCCACCAAGGATGCCATCCAAACGGAATCGATGGACGACGCACTCCGCAATTCCCTATGGAATGTCTTGCAAGTTGTGATTTGGGACACCCACAAATCGAAGACGCCATACTCATATACGAGCCACTCAAATCTCTTCAGTCTTCTTCGGACGTATTGGAGCGATTACTTCAAAAGCCCTGTCGACCAAATTCCTCATAAAATTCAAGACACGATCAAAGCAGTTCGCAGATACTTCTTCGAATCTGAATGGTACGAAGTTTATGACTTCATGGAATTTAGCTGCAACCTTCTCGGCCAGAGTCGATCAAAATTTATCGCGCTCTGCAATGAAGTTCTGGAGCAAGAGGTATCCGGCTATCGATTGATTGATTGCAAAGTCACGCCAATAACATCAGAAGCAGAGCTAGCCGCTATTGAGGACAGTCTTGCAGCAACAAAAGACAACTCAGGCGCAAACGCGCATCTGCGGCGCGCTCTAGAACTGCTAAGCGACCGGAGCAGCCCCGACTATCGCAATTCAATCAAAGAATCTATTAGTGCCGTTGAGGCTTTGGTGAAGGCCCTTGTAGGGGACTCATCAGCAACGCTTGGTGCGGCGTTAAAGGTCATTTCTGAGCAAGCACCCATGCATCCTGCCCTAAATAGGAGCCTTAACTCACTGTATGGCTATACATCAGACGCCAGTGGCATCCGGCATGCTCTTCTTGACGACCCAAATCTTGACTTCATAGACGCAAAGTTCATGCTCGTAGCTTGTTCTGCCTTTGTGAACTACCTAAGGATGCTCTGA
- a CDS encoding IS5 family transposase: MKQRSFASLSFESKKKPTRREKFLGEMDKVVPWEALLALIAPAYPTSGRRGRPPMPAATMLRIHFMQQWYALSDPAMEDALYEIESMRRFAGLELNEEAIPDETTILKFRRFLEQHGLAVRILETVNSYLGKQGLLLRQGTIVDATIIQAPSSTKNRDKQRDPEMHQTKKGQQWYFGMKAHIGVDVESGLVHTVTTTPANVGDVTEVDKLLHGKEKTVYADAGYQGAEKRAAKRGRTWYIAAKRGSVKAMPEGELKEAVKHTEHMKAAVRSKVEHPFRVVKRQFGYQKVRFKGLFKNTAQVLTLFALSNLWMARRTLLTSVGEVRP, encoded by the coding sequence ATGAAGCAACGTTCCTTTGCCTCGCTCAGTTTCGAGTCCAAGAAGAAGCCGACGCGGCGGGAGAAATTTCTTGGAGAGATGGACAAGGTGGTGCCGTGGGAAGCGCTGTTGGCGTTGATCGCACCCGCCTATCCGACGTCTGGCCGACGTGGCCGACCGCCCATGCCAGCAGCGACCATGCTGCGCATCCACTTCATGCAGCAATGGTATGCGCTGAGCGATCCTGCGATGGAAGACGCGCTGTATGAGATCGAGTCAATGCGGCGCTTCGCTGGGTTGGAGTTGAACGAGGAGGCGATCCCGGATGAGACAACGATTCTCAAATTCCGCCGGTTTCTGGAACAGCACGGCTTGGCGGTTCGGATTCTCGAAACGGTGAACTCCTACCTCGGTAAACAGGGCTTGCTCTTGCGTCAGGGCACTATCGTGGATGCCACGATCATCCAGGCTCCGTCGTCGACGAAGAACCGCGACAAGCAGCGCGACCCCGAAATGCATCAGACGAAGAAAGGCCAGCAGTGGTACTTCGGCATGAAAGCGCACATCGGAGTGGACGTTGAATCGGGCTTGGTGCACACGGTGACCACCACACCAGCAAACGTGGGTGACGTGACGGAAGTAGACAAGCTGCTGCACGGCAAAGAGAAGACGGTGTACGCCGATGCCGGTTACCAGGGTGCCGAGAAGCGAGCAGCCAAGCGCGGTCGCACTTGGTACATCGCTGCCAAACGCGGCAGCGTCAAGGCGATGCCCGAAGGTGAGTTGAAGGAAGCGGTGAAGCACACCGAACACATGAAGGCAGCGGTTCGTTCCAAGGTAGAGCACCCGTTCCGGGTGGTGAAGCGCCAGTTCGGCTATCAAAAAGTGCGTTTCAAGGGACTATTCAAGAACACCGCGCAGGTACTGACGTTGTTCGCACTCTCAAATCTTTGGATGGCACGGCGAACGTTGCTGACTTCCGTAGGGGAGGTGCGCCCGTGA
- the cysK gene encoding cysteine synthase A — translation MIYDSILGTIGNTPIVRLNRLAPKHVELYVKVEAFNPAGSVKDRLALAIILDAEQRGTLKPGQTVIEATSGNTGVALAAICAARGYPFVAVMSDSFSVERRKLIRAYGGKVVLTPAAARGTGMVQVAEELARKHGWFLARQFENPANPAYHRQTTAPEILRDFAGRRLDYFVSGWGTGGTLTGVGEVLKVARPEVKVIGAEPAVAALLAGKEWASHKIQGWTPDFVPAVLNGKVVDQLVTVDDTVARDTSRALAQQEGIFTGISSGATLAAALDVAKTAPEGSVLLAMLPDTGERYLSTFLFEGVNEGSDEVG, via the coding sequence ATGATTTACGACAGCATCCTCGGCACCATCGGCAACACGCCCATCGTGCGCCTCAACCGCCTCGCCCCGAAGCACGTCGAGCTGTACGTGAAGGTGGAGGCGTTCAATCCCGCGGGTTCGGTAAAGGACCGCCTCGCGCTGGCGATCATCCTCGACGCCGAGCAGCGCGGCACGCTCAAACCCGGCCAGACCGTGATCGAGGCCACCTCGGGCAATACCGGCGTGGCGCTGGCCGCGATCTGCGCGGCGCGCGGCTATCCCTTCGTGGCGGTGATGAGCGACTCGTTCTCGGTCGAGCGGCGCAAGCTGATCCGCGCCTATGGCGGCAAGGTGGTGCTCACCCCCGCCGCCGCGCGCGGCACCGGCATGGTGCAGGTGGCGGAAGAGCTGGCGCGCAAGCACGGCTGGTTCCTCGCCCGCCAGTTCGAGAACCCGGCCAACCCGGCCTACCACCGCCAGACCACGGCCCCTGAAATCCTGCGCGACTTTGCCGGCCGCCGCCTCGACTACTTCGTCAGCGGTTGGGGCACCGGCGGCACGCTCACCGGCGTGGGCGAGGTGCTCAAGGTGGCGCGGCCGGAAGTGAAGGTGATCGGCGCGGAACCCGCGGTGGCCGCGCTGCTGGCCGGCAAGGAATGGGCCTCGCACAAGATCCAGGGCTGGACCCCGGACTTCGTGCCCGCCGTGCTCAACGGCAAGGTGGTCGACCAACTAGTGACGGTGGACGACACCGTGGCCCGCGACACCTCGCGCGCGCTGGCGCAGCAGGAAGGCATCTTCACCGGCATCTCCTCCGGCGCCACCTTGGCTGCCGCGCTCGACGTGGCCAAGACTGCGCCGGAAGGCTCGGTGCTGCTGGCGATGCTGCCGGATACGGGCGAGCGTTATCTGTCGACGTTCTTGTTCGAGGGGGTGAACGAGGGGTCGGATGAGGTGGGATGA